The Micromonospora sp. Llam0 genome includes a window with the following:
- a CDS encoding beta-ketoacyl synthase N-terminal-like domain-containing protein, translating into MPGQRAAAPGRRAVVTGIGVVAPTGLGADAHWKATLAGQVRTGRITLFDPAPYPVTLAGEVADFDALQWTDNRRAVQTDRWTHLGFAGTRLALADAGLPDTADDPDRYAVALASSSGGNLFGQRELQRLWSRPGRTVGAYQSIAWFYAASVGQLSIAHQFKGACGVLVAEAAGGLDSLAHAARTIRRGADVVLAGATECALSPYALACQLRSGLLSTGADPDSAYLPFDVDAAGYLPGEGGAVLVVEELGHALARGAPVIYGEVAGWGASHDARHTDRHTGGDADQYARAMRRALATAGVAPAQVDVCLPDALGVPRFDRAEARAVRAVFGPAAPPVTTPKPLTGRAHQGSAALDVATALLALRHRLLPPTAAPRRPAPGCDLDFVRTPRECAGHAALVAARGFDGFNSALLLRRDPDWG; encoded by the coding sequence CTGCCCGGTCAGCGGGCCGCTGCACCCGGGCGGCGGGCGGTGGTCACCGGGATCGGCGTGGTGGCGCCGACCGGACTCGGTGCCGACGCGCACTGGAAGGCGACCCTGGCCGGGCAGGTCCGCACCGGGCGGATCACCCTGTTCGACCCGGCGCCGTACCCGGTCACCCTGGCCGGCGAGGTGGCCGACTTCGACGCCCTGCAGTGGACCGACAACCGGCGGGCGGTGCAGACCGACCGGTGGACCCATCTCGGTTTCGCCGGCACCCGGCTGGCGCTGGCCGACGCCGGGCTGCCGGACACCGCCGACGACCCCGACCGGTACGCGGTGGCGCTGGCCAGCTCGTCCGGGGGCAACCTGTTCGGCCAGCGGGAGCTGCAGCGGCTGTGGAGCCGGCCCGGCCGTACCGTCGGGGCGTACCAGTCGATCGCCTGGTTCTACGCCGCCAGTGTCGGCCAGCTCTCCATCGCCCACCAGTTCAAGGGCGCCTGCGGAGTGCTGGTCGCCGAGGCGGCCGGCGGGCTGGACAGCCTGGCGCACGCCGCCCGGACCATCCGGCGGGGCGCCGACGTGGTGCTGGCCGGTGCCACCGAATGCGCGCTGAGCCCGTACGCGCTGGCCTGCCAGCTGCGGAGCGGGCTGCTCAGCACCGGCGCCGACCCGGACTCGGCGTACCTGCCGTTCGACGTCGACGCCGCCGGCTACCTGCCGGGCGAGGGCGGCGCGGTGCTGGTCGTCGAGGAGCTGGGGCACGCGTTGGCCCGGGGCGCCCCGGTGATCTACGGCGAGGTCGCCGGCTGGGGCGCCAGCCACGACGCCCGGCACACCGACCGGCACACCGGCGGGGACGCCGACCAGTACGCCCGGGCGATGCGCCGGGCGCTGGCGACCGCCGGGGTGGCTCCGGCGCAGGTGGACGTCTGCCTACCCGACGCGCTCGGCGTACCGCGTTTCGACCGGGCCGAGGCGCGGGCGGTGCGGGCGGTCTTCGGCCCGGCGGCGCCGCCGGTGACCACGCCGAAGCCGTTGACCGGCCGGGCGCACCAGGGCAGCGCGGCGCTGGACGTGGCGACCGCGCTGCTGGCGCTGCGGCACCGGCTGCTGCCGCCGACCGCCGCACCGCGCCGCCCGGCACCCGGCTGCGACCTCGACTTCGTCCGTACGCCACGGGAGTGCGCGGGGCACGCCGCGCTGGTCGCCGCCCGTGGCTTCGACGGCTTCAACAGCGCCCTGCTGCTGCGCCGCGACCCGGACTGGGGCTGA
- a CDS encoding acetyl/propionyl/methylcrotonyl-CoA carboxylase subunit alpha — protein sequence MFEKILIANRGEIALRVARACRELGVRTVAVHSTADRDSAVVRFADEAVQIGPPPSRASYLNAAAIVEAARRTGAQAVHPGYGFLSEDADFADICAENGLVFIGPPPQVMLALGDKAKARDVLGAAGLPLPPGSREPAPSSTHAAAVAAEIGYPVIIKAAAGGGGRGMTVVTDEADLAPAYHRTRQTARAVFGDDRVYLERFLTQARHVEVQVLCDGHGNGVHLGTRDCSVQRRHQKLIEEGPAPTLPAAMLDEMAAVALRGALAVGYVGAGTFEFLVDENDQFHFIEINCRIQVEHPVTEMITGVDLVQEQIHIACGTPLRLRQPDIRPRGVAVECRVNAEDPQRGFTPTPGRLDRFEIPGGPFTRVDTHGHTGYVVGPHYDPLLAKVVVWAPDRELALNRMERALSEFEVRGPGVHTTVPFLRRVLDDAMFRKGRLSTGLVGRLLDESSQTRTA from the coding sequence GTGTTCGAGAAGATCCTGATCGCCAACCGGGGGGAGATCGCACTGCGGGTCGCCCGGGCCTGCCGGGAACTCGGCGTACGGACCGTCGCGGTGCACTCCACCGCGGACCGCGACTCGGCGGTGGTCCGGTTCGCCGACGAGGCGGTGCAGATCGGCCCGCCGCCGAGCCGGGCCAGCTACCTCAACGCGGCGGCGATCGTCGAAGCGGCCCGGCGCACCGGCGCCCAGGCCGTCCACCCCGGATACGGCTTCCTCTCCGAGGACGCCGACTTCGCCGACATCTGCGCGGAGAACGGCCTGGTCTTCATCGGCCCGCCGCCGCAGGTCATGCTGGCCCTCGGGGACAAGGCCAAGGCCCGGGACGTGCTCGGCGCGGCCGGGCTGCCGCTGCCGCCGGGCAGCCGGGAGCCGGCGCCCAGCAGCACCCACGCCGCCGCGGTCGCCGCCGAGATCGGCTATCCGGTGATCATCAAGGCGGCGGCCGGCGGCGGTGGGCGGGGCATGACCGTGGTCACCGACGAAGCGGACCTGGCACCGGCGTACCACCGGACCCGGCAGACCGCCCGGGCGGTCTTCGGCGACGACCGGGTCTACCTGGAGCGGTTCCTCACCCAGGCCCGGCACGTCGAGGTGCAGGTGCTGTGCGACGGCCACGGCAACGGGGTGCACCTGGGCACCCGGGACTGCTCGGTGCAGCGGCGGCATCAGAAGCTCATCGAGGAGGGCCCGGCGCCGACGCTGCCGGCGGCGATGCTCGACGAGATGGCCGCGGTGGCGCTGCGCGGCGCGCTCGCGGTCGGCTACGTCGGCGCCGGCACCTTCGAGTTCCTGGTCGACGAGAACGACCAGTTCCACTTCATCGAGATCAACTGCCGGATCCAGGTGGAACACCCGGTCACCGAAATGATCACCGGGGTGGACCTGGTGCAGGAACAGATCCACATCGCCTGCGGCACGCCGCTGCGGCTGCGCCAGCCGGACATCCGGCCCCGGGGCGTCGCGGTCGAATGCCGGGTCAACGCCGAGGACCCGCAGCGCGGGTTCACCCCGACGCCCGGCCGGCTGGACCGCTTCGAGATCCCCGGCGGCCCGTTCACCCGGGTCGACACCCACGGCCACACCGGGTACGTCGTCGGACCGCACTACGACCCGCTGCTGGCCAAGGTGGTGGTCTGGGCGCCGGACCGGGAACTGGCGCTCAACCGGATGGAGCGCGCGCTGAGCGAGTTCGAGGTACGCGGGCCCGGCGTCCACACCACCGTGCCGTTCCTGCGCCGGGTGCTGGACGACGCCATGTTCCGCAAGGGACGGCTCTCGACCGGCCTGGTCGGCCGGCTGCTCGACGAGTCGTCGCAGACCCGTACGGCCTGA
- a CDS encoding APC family permease: MTVVASAVPTAYAVTGLSGVPVAYAATAAVMVVFAVGYVAMSRHVVNAGSMYSYVAHALGPACGVAAAFVAVVAYNLMQIGLYGAFGVVTAATVSAVAGVGVPWWVWALAGWLAVAVLGLARVDLNGRVLGVLLVAEITVVVVFDTVMATHPASGGLAVHGLAPGHLAVPGMAAILVGGIAGYVGVEATTVLAEETRDSRRTVAYATYTAIAVTAVLYAGSAWAMQTAAGPTTIVDAAAQHGPELMFVLVDGRLPRLFVDVGRLLLVTSLFAALLAFHNLVARYLFALGREQVLPAALGRTSGRTGAPRLGSLAQTGVAGLTIAGYALAGLDPIVHLFFWLTVTGGLGVLILMTATSLAVLVYFRHDRRGESRWSTAFAPGVALNLLVFILGGTLIGFGDLLNTPAGSPARWVLPGLYAAAVSAGLVWATVLHRTRRHVYATVGAGADAATRSTTHPTPAVRKETHR, encoded by the coding sequence ATGACGGTGGTCGCGTCGGCGGTGCCGACCGCGTATGCGGTGACCGGCCTGTCGGGGGTGCCGGTCGCGTACGCGGCGACCGCCGCCGTGATGGTGGTGTTCGCGGTCGGCTATGTCGCGATGTCGCGGCATGTGGTCAACGCCGGGTCGATGTACTCGTACGTCGCCCATGCCCTCGGCCCGGCCTGTGGGGTGGCGGCGGCGTTCGTGGCGGTGGTGGCCTACAACCTGATGCAGATCGGCCTGTACGGGGCGTTCGGTGTCGTCACGGCCGCGACGGTGTCGGCGGTGGCCGGTGTCGGCGTGCCGTGGTGGGTGTGGGCTCTCGCCGGCTGGCTGGCGGTCGCGGTGCTGGGGTTGGCGCGGGTCGACCTCAACGGCCGGGTTCTGGGTGTGCTGCTGGTCGCGGAGATCACCGTGGTGGTGGTCTTCGACACGGTCATGGCCACCCACCCCGCCTCCGGGGGTCTAGCGGTGCACGGGTTGGCGCCGGGGCATCTGGCGGTGCCGGGGATGGCGGCGATCCTGGTCGGTGGGATCGCCGGCTACGTCGGGGTCGAGGCCACCACCGTCCTCGCGGAGGAGACCCGCGACTCCCGGCGTACGGTCGCCTACGCCACCTACACCGCGATCGCCGTCACCGCCGTGTTGTATGCGGGGTCTGCGTGGGCGATGCAGACCGCCGCCGGCCCCACCACGATTGTCGACGCCGCCGCCCAGCATGGGCCGGAGTTGATGTTCGTGCTGGTCGATGGCCGCCTCCCACGCCTGTTCGTGGACGTGGGTCGGTTGCTGCTGGTGACGAGCCTGTTCGCCGCTCTGTTGGCCTTCCACAACCTGGTCGCCCGCTACCTGTTCGCGTTGGGCCGCGAACAGGTCCTTCCCGCCGCGCTGGGGCGTACCAGCGGGCGGACCGGGGCGCCGCGGCTCGGTTCGCTGGCCCAGACCGGTGTGGCTGGCCTGACCATCGCCGGCTACGCGCTGGCCGGGTTGGATCCGATCGTTCATCTGTTCTTCTGGCTGACCGTCACCGGCGGCCTGGGTGTGTTGATCCTGATGACCGCGACCAGCCTCGCCGTCCTCGTCTACTTCCGCCACGACCGCCGGGGTGAGTCCCGTTGGTCGACCGCGTTCGCTCCCGGCGTCGCGCTCAACCTGCTGGTGTTCATCCTCGGTGGCACTCTCATCGGTTTCGGTGACCTCCTCAACACCCCTGCCGGCTCACCCGCGCGGTGGGTGCTGCCCGGCCTCTACGCCGCCGCCGTCTCTGCCGGTCTGGTCTGGGCGACCGTCCTGCACCGGACACGCCGCCATGTCTACGCCACGGTCGGCGCGGGCGCCGACGCCGCGACCCGCTCCACCACCCACCCGACCCCCGCCGTCCGTAAGGAGACCCACCGGTGA
- a CDS encoding GPP34 family phosphoprotein, translating to MTVYRSGAGRRSVLSVPVERRLFADEFFLMAHHDVSGQLRVTARIAGFGATAAVLADLVVAGVLVVTPSGHLACPEPGVRLGGLERQIAAWVAAEPGQPVPVWLDVLADVSVPAIGQRLADAGVVRPVRVRRLVTVRTVWEPTDMNVAAWPWARLSTRIGRGDRLDQFDSVLARLCVAAGVEGRFLGGEPRARQRLDRLLSPVPAQVDVLLWELSAAVGRAVLGGRT from the coding sequence GTGACCGTCTACCGCTCCGGTGCCGGTCGGCGGTCGGTGTTGTCGGTGCCGGTGGAGCGTCGGTTGTTCGCGGATGAGTTCTTCCTGATGGCGCATCACGACGTGTCGGGTCAGTTGCGGGTGACGGCGCGGATCGCCGGGTTCGGGGCGACGGCCGCGGTGTTGGCGGACCTGGTCGTTGCGGGGGTGTTGGTGGTGACGCCGTCGGGGCATCTGGCGTGTCCGGAACCGGGGGTGCGGCTGGGCGGGTTGGAGCGGCAGATAGCGGCCTGGGTGGCGGCCGAGCCGGGTCAGCCGGTTCCGGTGTGGCTCGACGTTCTCGCCGATGTGTCGGTGCCGGCGATCGGTCAGCGGTTGGCCGATGCGGGGGTGGTGCGGCCGGTGCGGGTGCGGCGGCTGGTGACGGTCCGGACGGTGTGGGAGCCGACGGACATGAATGTGGCGGCGTGGCCGTGGGCCCGGTTGTCGACCCGGATCGGTCGTGGTGACCGGTTGGATCAGTTCGACAGCGTTCTGGCGCGGTTGTGTGTCGCCGCTGGTGTCGAGGGTCGGTTCCTCGGCGGTGAGCCGCGGGCTCGGCAGCGTCTGGACCGGTTGTTGAGTCCGGTGCCGGCGCAGGTCGACGTCCTGTTGTGGGAGTTGTCGGCGGCGGTTGGCCGGGCTGTGCTGGGTGGTCGGACCTGA
- a CDS encoding SAM-dependent methyltransferase, translated as MTTGIHPARPPAAPADTVPAGLLRRPASAGLDTGRPALARLVNYWAGGKDHFAVDRTLADQTTRIHPGMPHSYRAARQAAGRAVARLTANGIRQFVDLNPGLPAPDHTDTHLIAQHIAPTSHIVYTDTDPLALAHCRALHTSDPAGTVTVIAADPTQPAHLVAAVTDHFDRTTPVAVLATNLAHHLDDHHLHNLATQLARHLPTGSLLIVTTHTTPADDRLHAAQQHLTQAGIRYHHRNPDRTASLLRSCGLTASTGSPATASTRPTIDDSRRVPIDVQIAQIGILP; from the coding sequence GTGACCACCGGCATCCACCCCGCGCGTCCGCCCGCCGCACCGGCGGACACCGTCCCTGCCGGGCTGTTGCGTCGCCCGGCGTCCGCCGGGCTCGACACCGGCCGGCCCGCGCTCGCCCGACTCGTCAACTACTGGGCCGGCGGCAAGGACCACTTCGCCGTCGACCGGACCCTCGCAGACCAGACCACCCGCATCCACCCCGGTATGCCCCACAGCTATCGGGCCGCCCGACAAGCGGCCGGCCGCGCCGTCGCCCGCCTCACCGCCAACGGTATCCGCCAGTTCGTCGACCTCAACCCCGGACTGCCCGCCCCGGACCACACCGACACCCACCTCATCGCTCAACACATCGCTCCGACCAGTCACATCGTGTACACCGACACGGACCCGCTGGCCCTCGCCCACTGCCGCGCCCTGCACACCAGCGACCCCGCCGGAACCGTGACCGTCATCGCCGCCGACCCCACCCAACCCGCGCACCTGGTCGCCGCCGTCACCGACCATTTCGACCGCACCACACCGGTCGCGGTCCTGGCCACAAACCTCGCCCACCACCTCGACGATCACCACCTCCACAACCTGGCCACCCAACTCGCCCGGCACCTGCCCACCGGCAGCCTGCTCATCGTCACCACCCACACCACCCCCGCCGACGACCGGCTCCACGCCGCCCAGCAACACCTCACCCAAGCCGGAATCCGCTACCACCACCGCAACCCAGACCGCACCGCGTCCCTGCTCCGCAGCTGCGGCCTAACGGCGTCCACTGGGTCGCCAGCAACCGCATCCACCAGGCCGACTATCGATGATTCTCGACGAGTTCCCATTGACGTCCAAATTGCCCAGATCGGCATCCTGCCCTGA
- a CDS encoding beta-ketoacyl synthase, with protein MTASGSPRRTVVTGVGVVAPGGATRDAFWATITAGRTATRRITVFDPSPFRSQIAAECDFDPADAGLGPRERRRADRYVQFALACSIEAVADAGLCLDDAGRLRAGVALGSAVGGTVALEQEYVVASDAGSHWLVNPDCTMPYLYQALVPSSLAADVACRHGLHGPAQVISTGCTSGIDAIGYAHQLIVDGDADVMLAGAADSPISPVTVASFDAIGATSPDNDDPAHASRPFDNDRHGFVLAEGAAVLVLEELGHARRRGARIYCEIGGYATRSNGYHMTGLRPDGAEMALAIVDAMDQARLNPDEVSYVSAHGSGTRQNDRHETAAFKRALGHAAYRVPVSSIKSMIGHSLGAIGSIEMAACALAMAHGVVPPTANWRTRDPECDLDYVPNTARELPVDVALSVGSGFGGFQSAMVFARPDRTVR; from the coding sequence GTGACCGCGTCCGGGTCGCCCCGGCGTACCGTCGTGACCGGGGTCGGGGTGGTCGCCCCCGGCGGTGCCACCCGGGACGCGTTCTGGGCGACGATCACCGCCGGGCGTACGGCGACCCGCCGGATCACCGTCTTCGACCCGTCCCCGTTCCGGTCCCAGATCGCCGCCGAATGCGACTTCGACCCGGCGGACGCCGGACTCGGCCCGCGCGAGCGGCGACGGGCCGACCGGTACGTCCAGTTCGCCCTCGCCTGCTCGATCGAGGCGGTCGCCGACGCCGGGCTGTGCCTCGACGACGCCGGCCGGCTGCGGGCCGGGGTGGCGCTCGGCTCGGCGGTCGGCGGCACCGTGGCCCTGGAGCAGGAGTATGTGGTGGCCAGTGACGCGGGCAGCCACTGGCTGGTCAACCCGGACTGCACGATGCCGTACCTCTATCAGGCGCTGGTGCCCAGCAGCCTGGCCGCTGACGTGGCCTGCCGGCACGGGCTGCACGGGCCGGCGCAGGTGATCTCCACCGGCTGCACGTCCGGCATCGACGCGATCGGCTACGCCCACCAGCTGATCGTCGACGGCGACGCGGACGTGATGCTCGCCGGTGCCGCCGACTCGCCGATCTCCCCGGTCACCGTCGCGTCGTTCGACGCGATCGGGGCGACCAGCCCGGACAACGACGACCCGGCGCACGCCAGCCGGCCGTTCGACAACGACCGGCACGGGTTCGTGCTCGCCGAGGGGGCCGCCGTGCTGGTGCTGGAGGAGCTGGGCCACGCGCGGCGGCGCGGCGCGCGGATCTACTGCGAGATCGGCGGGTACGCCACCCGCAGCAACGGCTACCACATGACCGGGCTGCGTCCGGACGGCGCGGAGATGGCACTGGCCATCGTCGACGCGATGGACCAGGCCCGGCTCAACCCGGATGAGGTGTCGTACGTCAGCGCGCACGGCTCCGGTACCCGGCAGAACGACCGGCACGAGACGGCCGCGTTCAAACGGGCACTCGGGCACGCGGCGTACCGGGTGCCGGTCAGCTCGATCAAGTCGATGATCGGGCATTCGCTCGGCGCGATCGGCTCGATCGAGATGGCGGCCTGCGCGCTGGCCATGGCACACGGGGTGGTCCCGCCGACCGCGAACTGGCGCACCCGCGACCCGGAATGCGACCTGGACTACGTCCCGAACACCGCCCGTGAGCTACCGGTCGACGTCGCGTTGTCGGTCGGCAGCGGATTCGGCGGATTCCAGTCGGCGATGGTCTTCGCCCGACCGGACAGGACAGTACGGTGA
- a CDS encoding SRPBCC family protein yields the protein MSITDDQQKVTAAEITAILVRNCGLDPAGAAETPAASLAELGLDSLALLELQAVVADRYQVRIPPDSADLTIVEIAELVADEIAGEIAGEITGEITGEIAGEANSATGAGAAAGVGATTAGPPPGHTENSVVIAAPVDLVWAVTNDVDRWPDLFTEYASVQIVHRHGDTVRFRLTMHPDENGTVWSWVSERTADRDRRRVLAHRVETGPFEYMRIRWDYAEVPGGTRMTWVQDFAMRPTAPLDNAGMTERINTNSRIQLDIIRDRIETLARTADPAGGTR from the coding sequence ATGAGCATCACCGACGATCAGCAGAAGGTCACCGCCGCGGAGATCACCGCGATCCTGGTACGCAACTGCGGGCTCGACCCGGCCGGCGCCGCCGAAACCCCGGCGGCGTCCCTGGCCGAGCTCGGCCTGGACTCGCTGGCGTTGCTGGAGCTTCAGGCCGTGGTGGCCGACCGGTACCAGGTGCGGATCCCGCCGGACAGCGCGGACCTGACCATCGTCGAGATCGCCGAGCTGGTCGCCGACGAAATCGCCGGCGAAATCGCCGGCGAAATCACCGGCGAAATCACCGGCGAAATCGCTGGCGAAGCCAACTCGGCTACCGGCGCCGGTGCGGCCGCCGGGGTCGGCGCGACCACCGCCGGGCCGCCGCCCGGGCACACCGAGAACAGCGTGGTGATCGCCGCCCCGGTGGATCTCGTCTGGGCGGTCACCAACGACGTCGACCGGTGGCCCGACCTGTTCACCGAGTACGCGTCGGTGCAGATCGTGCACCGGCACGGGGACACCGTGCGGTTCCGGCTGACCATGCACCCGGACGAGAACGGGACGGTCTGGAGCTGGGTCAGCGAACGCACCGCCGACCGGGACCGCCGCCGGGTGCTGGCCCACCGGGTGGAGACCGGACCGTTCGAGTACATGCGGATCCGCTGGGACTACGCCGAGGTCCCCGGCGGCACCCGGATGACCTGGGTGCAGGACTTCGCCATGCGACCGACCGCGCCGCTCGACAACGCCGGCATGACCGAACGGATCAACACCAACAGCCGGATCCAGCTGGACATCATCCGCGACCGGATCGAAACCCTGGCCCGCACCGCAGACCCCGCCGGAGGAACCCGATGA
- a CDS encoding GNAT family N-acetyltransferase: protein MTTTPTRTVIRVADRHDIPALTATLVEAFVDTPDAVWLIPDPGERRRVYQRLCPAILTHAMTSGTVYTSGDHAGAAVWLPHTAAGNPDPHHTALIDRIAGQHAPRFARLAAVLHHHTPHRPHTYLAYLGVAPDRQRHGLGTALLTHRHATCDTAGTPVHLVATTTDARRLYQQHGYYDTTPTPVHLPDGGPPLWPMWRQPHTRSRGTAPGRGRP, encoded by the coding sequence GTGACCACCACCCCCACCAGGACCGTGATCCGTGTCGCCGACCGCCACGACATCCCCGCACTCACCGCGACCCTGGTCGAGGCGTTCGTCGACACCCCCGACGCCGTCTGGCTCATCCCCGACCCCGGCGAACGCCGACGCGTCTACCAGCGACTCTGCCCGGCGATACTCACCCACGCCATGACCTCGGGCACCGTGTACACCAGCGGCGACCACGCCGGCGCCGCCGTCTGGCTGCCCCACACCGCCGCCGGCAACCCCGACCCCCACCACACCGCCCTCATCGACCGGATCGCAGGCCAACACGCTCCACGGTTCGCCCGCCTCGCCGCCGTGCTGCACCACCACACCCCACACCGCCCGCACACCTACCTCGCCTACCTCGGCGTCGCCCCCGACAGGCAGCGCCACGGCCTCGGCACCGCCCTGCTCACCCACCGGCACGCCACCTGCGACACCGCCGGCACCCCCGTCCACCTCGTCGCCACCACCACCGACGCCCGACGCCTCTACCAACAGCACGGCTACTACGACACCACTCCCACCCCGGTCCACCTGCCCGACGGAGGACCACCCCTGTGGCCCATGTGGCGCCAACCCCACACGCGCAGCCGTGGCACCGCCCCTGGCCGGGGGCGGCCGTGA
- the accB gene encoding acetyl-CoA carboxylase biotin carboxyl carrier protein, with the protein MTTAAANGTPAGSEPAGQLRRLAEQTRALVGELTGPLRRVQVRHGDTMIEIEWHDRTTPVAAAPSAPADPPAAPAAGLAAPAAGLTAPAADPAAPAAGHPIGSPIVGTFYRAAEPGGTPFVEVGDSIEPGQVIGIVEAMKLMNEITTDRRGVVVEILADDGEPVEFDQPLITVAPG; encoded by the coding sequence ATGACCACTGCCGCCGCCAACGGAACCCCGGCCGGGTCGGAGCCGGCCGGCCAGCTGCGCCGGCTCGCCGAGCAGACCCGCGCGCTGGTCGGTGAACTCACCGGTCCGCTGCGCCGGGTCCAGGTCCGGCACGGCGACACGATGATCGAGATCGAGTGGCACGACCGGACCACGCCGGTCGCGGCCGCACCGTCGGCCCCGGCCGACCCGCCGGCGGCACCGGCGGCCGGGCTGGCCGCGCCAGCGGCCGGACTCACCGCACCGGCGGCGGACCCGGCCGCACCAGCGGCCGGGCACCCGATCGGGTCGCCGATCGTCGGCACGTTCTACCGGGCCGCAGAGCCCGGCGGAACGCCGTTCGTCGAGGTCGGCGACTCGATCGAGCCGGGTCAGGTGATCGGGATCGTCGAGGCGATGAAGCTGATGAACGAGATCACCACCGACCGGCGGGGTGTCGTCGTGGAGATCCTGGCCGACGACGGCGAACCGGTCGAGTTCGACCAGCCGCTGATCACCGTGGCACCGGGCTGA
- a CDS encoding DMT family transporter, translating to MSRRAWIELILLAALWGAVYPLIDVALRELSPAVVVLGRVLLACVLLVPLALSSGALADIWRRPKQIIETILVQSTIPLLLLTYGQQYVPSGIAGILVGAQPLFVSMLAYRYAPDERPQGWMGATGVAIGFVGLILLFGVDLRGGRLALLGGTLVLVAALCYAAGAIMIHRRHANAPPLGVATSAMLVTSTAMIAPASLTLPVQLPQTSVLAAMMLLGIVCTGMTLVLFYTLIARNGPARAALAFYLSPAFAVIFGTVFLREQLTPTTIVGLGAIITGCLLAAQRTDKSAA from the coding sequence GTGAGCCGAAGGGCCTGGATCGAGCTCATCCTCCTCGCAGCCCTGTGGGGGGCGGTCTACCCGTTGATCGACGTTGCGCTACGCGAGCTGTCACCCGCTGTCGTTGTCCTCGGCCGAGTTCTGCTCGCTTGCGTCCTCTTGGTACCCTTAGCCCTCAGCAGCGGTGCACTAGCGGATATTTGGCGGCGACCAAAACAAATTATTGAGACCATCCTAGTGCAGTCGACCATCCCGCTTCTACTACTGACGTACGGGCAGCAATACGTACCCTCGGGTATCGCAGGCATCCTGGTCGGAGCGCAGCCGTTGTTCGTTTCGATGCTCGCCTACCGGTATGCGCCAGACGAACGCCCGCAGGGATGGATGGGTGCGACTGGCGTTGCCATCGGATTCGTTGGACTCATTTTGCTCTTCGGCGTCGACCTCCGCGGCGGCCGACTCGCCCTCCTAGGCGGTACTCTCGTACTGGTGGCCGCGCTATGTTACGCCGCCGGCGCGATCATGATCCACCGACGCCACGCGAACGCCCCACCGCTCGGCGTAGCCACCTCGGCAATGCTCGTCACGAGCACAGCAATGATTGCACCAGCCAGCTTGACGCTGCCTGTCCAACTACCTCAAACCAGCGTGCTGGCCGCTATGATGCTCCTCGGTATCGTCTGCACCGGCATGACCCTCGTACTGTTCTACACCCTGATCGCCCGCAACGGGCCAGCCCGAGCCGCGTTGGCGTTCTACCTGTCGCCCGCCTTTGCTGTCATTTTCGGGACCGTATTTCTCCGCGAACAACTCACGCCCACGACCATCGTCGGCCTGGGTGCAATTATCACAGGCTGCCTTCTCGCAGCCCAACGAACCGATAAGTCGGCTGCATAG